Proteins encoded by one window of Leptospira neocaledonica:
- a CDS encoding sensor histidine kinase, protein MIEIEIVTTPRLTAFPVFLAFSRGYFEEEDVLVRVRALKSYEAVLAHLREGRAEAGEIPFTAWAHQQLKKTSPHWTFYRGIILSCLVHGFYSASYMEAESIRDSYHSFLPILHPYSLDRFVAEEFFRSENYHRRKPVPYLTTRPTLLAHEFIRAECLGAAASLQEYPFFGEKGYCLTVENEIPPYYLPTNMLVFTGRFASKFPEEANRVSRAIKKAMEDLANHVAYEGDSFVADWVGPCPWKPGELDGFYRRPVPELGKILSGMPSFEDVRFVMEMYGKTFPGLDGGKKVLENLAHSVADNPFPKFPSSIKQTNSKLYHSYYSNGKAKFGNMVKDISPLRSLVSEMKELALSLFLGRREVSLDTQLPKSPYLFIRSTVNAILDYLNQEIRDIEEKNKRLSEDNYLLETRLDISDLKRQTTEERYRYMFEFATDAMIIVNADTRMIVDANRRFREVSGYQTSEIKNIRLARVLPDILEQTELKSPGGKDQNMTFIPEAGLILKDGTKFSVGLSVTGFSAETKRFYQIQVNDNALILESEKIKHEFISNISHELRSPMTNIQGYFDLLFSNDQLSLDKDQKEMTDVIRKNVRRLNFLIDNLLQLEKKDSQTSEEMYEIFDPLTVIEEVLYINSPSASESGLTVTTNFSDGLKLKGVRFEFSQIVTNFFVNAIKYTEKGGIDVSLKKLADKKVEVRFTDTGIGIDPKYKELIFERFFRIPDQRNRTVGGTGLGLSISRTLINKMGGEVIVEPNQKGGSIFKVILPLYSE, encoded by the coding sequence GTGATAGAAATAGAGATAGTCACAACACCAAGGCTCACAGCCTTTCCGGTATTTCTGGCCTTCAGCCGAGGATACTTTGAAGAAGAAGATGTACTCGTCAGAGTGCGCGCACTTAAAAGTTACGAAGCAGTTCTCGCTCACCTGAGAGAAGGCAGGGCAGAAGCGGGAGAAATTCCTTTCACCGCATGGGCACACCAACAGCTCAAAAAAACTTCTCCCCATTGGACTTTTTATAGAGGGATCATTTTATCCTGTTTGGTGCATGGATTTTATTCCGCATCTTATATGGAAGCCGAATCTATCCGAGATTCGTATCATAGTTTTTTACCGATTTTACATCCGTATTCATTGGATAGGTTCGTAGCAGAGGAATTTTTCCGTTCCGAAAATTATCATCGCAGAAAACCAGTACCTTATCTAACAACAAGGCCTACATTACTCGCTCATGAGTTCATTCGTGCGGAGTGTTTGGGGGCGGCCGCTTCTTTACAAGAGTATCCATTTTTTGGGGAGAAGGGCTACTGCCTCACGGTGGAAAACGAAATTCCGCCATATTATTTACCTACAAATATGCTCGTGTTCACTGGAAGATTCGCTTCTAAATTTCCGGAAGAAGCAAATAGAGTTTCCAGAGCTATCAAAAAGGCAATGGAAGATTTAGCAAATCATGTCGCTTACGAAGGAGATTCATTCGTGGCAGATTGGGTAGGTCCTTGTCCTTGGAAGCCGGGAGAACTGGACGGATTTTATAGAAGGCCAGTGCCCGAGCTTGGAAAAATTTTATCCGGAATGCCTTCTTTCGAAGATGTACGTTTCGTGATGGAAATGTACGGAAAAACATTTCCTGGATTGGACGGAGGTAAAAAGGTCTTAGAAAATCTGGCACATTCAGTTGCGGATAATCCTTTTCCTAAATTTCCTTCTTCGATCAAACAGACAAATTCCAAACTCTATCATAGTTATTATTCCAACGGAAAAGCAAAGTTCGGAAATATGGTAAAAGATATTTCTCCGCTCAGAAGTTTGGTCTCTGAAATGAAAGAATTGGCACTTTCTCTCTTTTTAGGAAGAAGAGAAGTTTCTCTGGACACACAACTTCCCAAAAGTCCGTACCTTTTTATTCGTTCCACAGTGAATGCAATATTAGATTATTTGAATCAAGAAATCCGCGATATAGAAGAGAAGAATAAAAGACTTTCTGAAGACAATTATCTCTTGGAAACAAGACTGGATATAAGCGACCTGAAACGCCAAACCACGGAAGAAAGATATCGTTATATGTTCGAGTTTGCGACAGATGCGATGATCATAGTAAACGCAGACACAAGAATGATCGTGGATGCAAATAGAAGATTCAGAGAAGTATCCGGATACCAAACCTCCGAGATTAAGAATATAAGACTAGCAAGAGTTCTTCCGGATATTTTGGAACAAACGGAATTAAAATCTCCCGGAGGGAAGGACCAAAACATGACTTTCATTCCGGAAGCAGGTTTGATCTTAAAAGATGGTACTAAATTTTCTGTCGGTTTGAGCGTAACCGGATTCAGTGCTGAAACCAAAAGATTTTATCAGATCCAAGTAAATGATAATGCATTAATTCTGGAATCCGAGAAGATCAAACACGAATTTATATCCAATATATCTCATGAACTTAGGTCTCCAATGACCAATATCCAAGGATATTTCGATCTTCTGTTTTCGAATGATCAGCTTTCTTTAGACAAGGATCAGAAGGAAATGACCGACGTGATCCGCAAGAATGTGAGAAGATTGAATTTTCTGATAGATAACCTTCTCCAATTGGAAAAGAAGGATTCTCAAACTTCCGAAGAGATGTACGAAATTTTCGATCCGTTAACTGTGATCGAAGAAGTATTGTATATCAATTCTCCTTCCGCATCCGAAAGTGGACTGACTGTTACTACTAATTTTTCTGACGGGTTGAAACTAAAAGGAGTGAGATTCGAATTTTCACAAATCGTCACGAATTTTTTCGTCAACGCGATAAAATATACGGAAAAAGGCGGGATCGATGTCTCTCTTAAAAAGCTTGCGGATAAAAAAGTAGAGGTTCGATTTACGGACACAGGAATCGGAATAGATCCTAAATACAAAGAACTGATCTTCGAAAGATTTTTTAGGATACCGGACCAAAGGAATAGAACCGTGGGAGGTACCGGACTCGGGCTTTCTATCAGTCGAACTTTAATTAATAAAATGGGAGGAGAAGTCATCGTAGAGCCAAACCAAAAAGGTGGCAGCATTTTTAAGGTGATTTTACCTTTGTATTCTGAATGA
- a CDS encoding LIC_20245 family lipoprotein: protein MNQKRTYLILSVFIVSLIGIFYLLFPEPSAKENTYYQGGLSEETLTRKENSLFEGGSFLDFSGHVEETVAGPVAVVSEPDSKPTKTKSYLESLSPEERAKLYDQLYERFKPLTEKFPNNSLIPKKLSEEETAKKKENEDHYYRVQREILERKDVSKEEMSFYLNTKLKRSDDMLEILKYGMENYQKLVGENPKSANLEYEKLLKERLDGLSKSREEVISAQKGN, encoded by the coding sequence ATGAATCAAAAAAGAACATATCTAATCCTATCCGTATTCATCGTCTCCTTGATCGGAATTTTTTATCTTCTATTTCCGGAACCTTCTGCAAAAGAAAACACATATTACCAAGGCGGACTCTCGGAAGAGACCTTGACTAGAAAAGAAAATTCTTTATTTGAAGGAGGATCCTTCTTAGACTTTTCGGGACATGTCGAAGAAACCGTAGCCGGCCCTGTCGCAGTCGTTTCTGAGCCTGATTCCAAACCTACTAAAACAAAATCGTATTTAGAAAGTTTAAGTCCGGAAGAAAGAGCAAAATTATACGATCAACTTTACGAAAGATTCAAACCTCTTACCGAAAAATTCCCAAACAATTCTCTAATTCCTAAAAAACTTTCGGAAGAAGAAACCGCTAAAAAGAAAGAGAATGAAGATCATTATTATAGAGTACAAAGAGAAATTTTAGAAAGAAAGGACGTTTCGAAAGAAGAAATGTCCTTCTACCTAAATACAAAACTAAAAAGATCCGACGACATGTTGGAGATCTTGAAGTATGGGATGGAAAATTACCAAAAATTAGTGGGAGAAAATCCTAAAAGTGCCAATCTAGAATATGAGAAACTTTTAAAGGAACGATTGGATGGACTTTCTAAGAGTAGGGAAGAAGTGATTTCTGCCCAAAAAGGAAATTGA